A segment of the Panacibacter ginsenosidivorans genome:
AAGACTTTTTGCAACATTATCCAACGCCTCAACAACCTTCTTTTTTGACTCAGCTTCCGTTTCAAAAAAACCAAGCTCTTTAAATGCAAGAAAAGCGTTGACTGTTCCCGCCCACGTTCTGAAATCCTTTGCTGTAAAGTCTTCGCCACTGATCTCTTTGATATAATTATTTACCATGCCCGAATCAATGCTCCTACGTTCTTTGTTCACATCAAAATACTGAAAGAGTTCTTTCCCTGGAATATCGCGGCATTGTTTTACAATCCTTGCTAAACGCTTACTTGTAATATTCACATCATGCTCCACACCTTTCTTTCCTTTAAACATGAATTGCAACTTACTACCTTCTATGGCCACATGTTTGTCTTTCAACGTTGTTAAACCAAATGAACCATACAATTTTTCATACGTACTATTACCAACACGAATATTTGTTCTTTGCATAAGACTGACCACCGCAGCCAATACTTTTCTTTGTGAAAGTTCCGGTAAAGCCAGGTCTTTTTCTAACTGCAATCTTATTGCAGGTAATGCTTTTGCAAAAGCTATCATTTTATAAAACTTGGTATGGTTGCGCAGATGATTCCATGCCGGATGATAACGATATTGTTTACGCTTCAATGCATCTTTTCCTGTAACCTGCAGGTGCCCGTTTGCCAAAGCACAGATCCACACATCTTCCCACGCGGGTGGTATTACAAGGCTTTTAATGCGATCAAGCTCTTTTTTAATTTTTATTTTCCTGTTATTAAAAACATAATCAAAGTTCTTCTCATTGCGAACACGCAGAATGCCCGGCTGGCTGTCTGAAACATAAATGAGATCAACAGCTTTAGCAGCTTTCACAGGATCTTTACCAATTCGTTTGATCTTTTGTTTGTTAAGAGCAGGAACAATTTCTATGGCTTCCATGTTTGATGTTTATCAACAGGTTACATAGAAATTTCTATGCCTTATATTTTTTAACAGGTGGGTGACTATTATTTGTATTCTCTGAGGAATTAATTCTACAAACTAGTCAACACGCTTTCTTATTTTCACCACAACAGATTTTGAAGCAGGTGTATTGCTTGTGTGAGCTACTTCATTTACAGAAACCAACACGTTTGCTTCCGGGAAATATGTGGCAATGCATTTTTTTGCAATCGGCATGGGAACTACAATGAATTTTTCAGCAACTCTTTCTTTGCTGTCATAATAACTTACAAGATCAACAACTTCATGCTTTACCAATGATGCCACTTTCATGTCCTCTTCATGCATCATCACGACTCTGCGCTCGTTATGTATTCCGCGGTAACGATCATGCATGCCGTAAATAGTAGTATTGAACTGATCATGACTTCTTATCGTCATCATAATATACTCATCATTATTTAGTTCAATTTTATTTAATGGCAATACGGTAAAGTTTGCTTTACCTGTTTTTGTTTTGAAGTTTCTTTCCCTGACCGCATTGGGTAAATAAAAGCCACCGGGGTTTCTTACACGCTGATTATAGTTTTCAAAACCTGGAATTATTTTTTCAATAAGGTCTCTTATAGCATCATAATTATTTTGCAGTTCATCCCAATCAATATTGAATTTATTTCCCAAAACCTTTTTTGCTAATTGACAAATAATCGCAACTTCACTTAACAGATCTTTTGATGGTGGCTGCAAAACGCCTCTACTCATTTGCACAACACCCATTGAATTTTCACAACTTACAAATTGTGCATTATCACTTTGCAGATCAATATCCGTTCTGCCAAGACAAGGTAATATCAACGCTTGTTTTCCATGCACTAAATGACTTCTGTTGAGTTTTGTAGAAACATGCACTGTAAGATTTGTTTTGCGTAGTGCTCCTGCAGTAAATGCTGTATCAGGTGTTGCAGACAAAAAATTACCTCCCATTGCAAAGAACAATCTCACTTTCCCATCATGCATTGCTTTGATGGATTGCACCACATCATAACCATGTTTCGCAGGTGGTTCAAATTGAAAAACATCTTTCAGTTTTTGCATAAATGCCTCGGGCATTTTTTCCCAAATGCCCATTGTTCTGTCGCCCTGTACATTGCTGTGCCCACGTACCGGGCAAACACCTGCTGCAGGTTTTCCAATACTTCCACGCAGTAATAGAAGATTTACGATCTCTTTTATATTGTCAACTGCATTCTTGTGCTGCGTTAAACCCATTGCCCACGTTACAATGATCTTTTTGTGCTGTTGAATTAACGTTACTGCTTCACGAATAAAATTTTCTTCGACCCCACTTTCTTCAATGCATTCTTTTAATGATTGCGTTTTTAATGAAGCAATAAATTCATCATATCCTGAAGTATGTTCTCCAATAAATTTTTTGTCGAAAACTGTTCCAGGATTTTTTTCTTCTTCATTCAACAACACCAACATGATTGCTTTTAATAAGGCAACATCACCATTAATGCGAACCTGCAAAAAAAGATCAGCTAACTGTGTTCCACCCGTTGCAATTTTCAATGGATTTTGCGGATTGATAAAATTCATTAAACCCGGCTCTGGCAAAGGATTTACGGCAATGATTTTTCCGCCATGCTTCTTACATTTTTCCAATGCAGACAACATACGTGGGTGATTGGTGCCAGGGTTTTGTCCCATTATAATTAACAACTCTGCGTTATGAATATCTTCTAATGAAACCGTTCCTTTTCCTACGCCAATTGTTTCTGATAAACCTGCACCACTGCTTTCATGACACATATTTGAACAATCGGGTAAATTATTCGTACCACTCATCCTTACAAATAACTGGTATAAAAATGCCGCTTCATTGCTTGTTCTGCCAGATGTGTAAAACACAGCTTCATCAGGCGATTGCATTGACTGAATTTCATTTGCAATAATCGTAAATGCTTCGTCCCATGTTACAGGCGTATAATTCGTTGCACCTTCTTTCAATAACATCGGCTCCGTTAACCTCCCTTGTTTGCCTATTTCAAAATCTGTCCATGAACCAATTGCTGAGACACTATGTTTTGCAAAAAAATCCGCAGTTATTTTTTTCTTCTGTGCTTCATCTGCAATTGCCTTTATGCCATTCTCGCAATATTCTCCCAGCGATGAACGCTCATCATCAGGATCGGGCCAGGCGCAACCCGGGCAATCAAAACCTCCTTTCTGATTTAATGCAAACGCGGCTTTCCACGCATCTTTCACATGCATGTATTGCAGCATTTGTTTGAGCGAAGAAACAATCGCAGGCACACCAACAGCTTTATGCTGCATAGGCGTTTGATACAGGTGTGAAAATTTTACAGGTGTAAGCGAAATATCTATCTGATCATTTTCTACAGGCATGGCACTAAGTTACTTATTAGAATTGTGTCAAAATAATAGTGAAGGGTTTTTATGTACCAAACGAAAGTTTTTCATGGCACCGGTTGTTGCGTCGCACACTTGTACTCGTGGAACAATGATGAACTTTATGAAAGAAGAGAATGTGTAGAGTATAACACCCACTACAGCGAAGATGCCTATTTTTTAAAGATATATTTATAAAATTTGCTTATTGGCTTTCCTGCAAAAGCAATGATTGTGCTTATTACAAATGGAAAAAAAGTTATAGTGGCAAAGTGAACCCCAGGAGATTCTTCTATGTTGTAAACGAAATAAAATATACTTACCCAAAATAAAACAAACCCCAGAATTTGAAGAGTCATCTTAATTTTATAATTCTTCAATAGAATCGAAATTATAAAAGCACATTGTCCTAGCAATGTCAATAATCCTGCTACAGGCAAATGATTTTCGAAAGATGCATTTAAATCAAAACTGAAATGTTCTTTATTAAAATAAGGAAACCATAATATTTCGATTATCAGAAAGAACAAAATTCCATGCCCAAAGCCGACAAGAATAAATGCTTGAGTAATGATTGTCCATATTTTTAGTTTCTTACTTGTATTCATTTTACTCCAGAGAATATGTCGCATAAAGAACAATTCGCACAAGAGTGCGACGCAACGAAAGCCTAATACTTATTCTTCAGCCCGGCTCAAAAAATTATTTCTTTTTCAACGATTCAAGATAGTCAAGCAAATTGGCAAGATCTTGTGTTGACATGTTTTGATACAAGCCATCTGTCATCATAGAAGTTTTCATTTGTGTAAGCGCTAATACATCTGCGGTCTTGATCTGCTTTCGTGCGCCACCGGGAAATTTGATATCAATATCTGTTTCTGTTTTGCTGGCAATAATGCCAGACATAGTGGAACCATCTTTCATTTTAACTTCCCAGCCTTCGTAGCCAAAACCAATGCCAGCCGAAGGATTAACGATTGCTTCGAGCAGCGCTTCTTTGGGCAACTTGGAACCGATCTCTGAAAGTTTTGGACCGAAATCGTTGCCGATATTATTTACCATGTGACAAACACTACAGGTGTTTGCAAATATTTTTTGTCCTTCTGCAGCATTGGGAGTTAACGCAGCGATCTCCTGCATAGTTGGTGCAGGTTTTGAAGTTTTGCTTTTGCCATTATCAGGTAAATAACTCGCTGCTTCGCTGCGCACAGAACCACGCCACGCACCATCAACACTCGCAACAACATCGGGTATTAATTCTGCAGGAACTTTTTTTGCTTTCAAAATTTCAAGCACACGATCTTCGCCACTCCAGCTATTACCAATTTTATGAGCCGCACTTTTTCTAACCGCAATATCATATTTATTGGAGAGCGCAATGTTCTGCAATATGTCGATTGATTCTTTGCTACCAACACCTGCAAGTGAAATTAATAAACTATCTTTCTGTGCTGCATCTTTTCCATTGAAAACGCCGGAAACTAATGACGCACCGCCTAAATGCAACAACAAACCCGCAGCATTTCTGCCAACACCTTCATGTGGCTTGTTAATGGCAAGCTGTAATAAATTATTATTCTGAGATCTTACTTCATAACGACTTACCAATTCTATATATTCATCAGTCCCTGCTACAGATTGCAGCACATCTGCCAAAGCTTTTTGCGCAACGGGTGATTGTGTTACTGTTTTTATATCGAGTGCATGCAACACCAATTTATTCAAAGCAATATCATTGCTTGTATTGTCTTCGATCATTTTCAACAACAGCTTTGATTTCAAAGACCCGGTTTCAAAATCAAATGCACGAAAATATTTTAAGCGACTGCTGAGATCAGTTTGTTTATCACTTGCAAGTGTTGCCAGGTATGGAATAGCCGCATCTGTTCTTGCACGCCAGACAATGTCTTTTGATGCTGCCGTTTGCAAAGGGTCGTTTACTTTATCAAGATAAGCAGCAAAGAATTTATCCCACTGTTTATCGGCACCAATACCAAGCGCTTCTAAATACCAGCGGTCTTTTCCATCGTATTGTGAAGCAAGTGTTGTCCATAAAGAAGCAGCTTCTGCATTTTTGTTATGATGTAAGGCAAGTGCACATTCACGACGAACTTGTGCATCTGGAACATTTACCAATGCACGAATAACTGTAACATCATTTGCATTTAATTCATGCGCCGCTCTTATTGCAGTTATACGCAGATCAGGGTTGTTATCTTTTATTGCTTCCTGTATATATTGTGCTGCATTAGTTTTTGGCATTTTTACCAACACCCAAAAAGCTCTTGCACGCATGCGTGGGTCAGCATTTGTATTGTGCCATAACTTTTCTAATTCAGGAACTGCTATTGCACCCATTTGCTGCAATGCAGTAAACGCGTGATAACGCACAGAAAGATTTGGGTTTTGCAACGCAGCGACTGCACCGGCTGCAGTTGAATAATCTTCTTTTGAAATTTTATATGTTGAAATATCCTGTGCAACACGATAAATTCTTCCGCGTGTCTGATCACCTGCCTGATGACCACCAACACCGGGATCATACCAATCCGCAACAATGATTGAACCATCAGGCGCAGTGCAAACATCAGCAGGGCGAAACCATTGATCCTTCTCGCCTTTCAGAATATTGATGATGCTTGCGTTGTAGCCTGCGCCAGCATTTGCAACAGTATAACTGCGCACTACATTTGTACCGGCATCGCAATGAATTAACTGATCATGAAATTCTTTTGGTAATAAAGAACCTTCATAAACTAAAATACCTGTGGGTGATCCTGCAAATGTTTGCAGCATATTCGGTACTGTTCCGGGGTCATTCAAATGCCAGTGACGTAAGGGAATCGAATCTTCAATATTTGTTCTGTTTCCCTGCCAGCCGGCGCCAGTTATTTCATCTGTATAACCATAATTGCCATACTGCATTACATAATTGATGCGTGTACCACGATTACCATCGTCATCATTATCACTTTGCCAAAGTGTACCATAACTATCAACAGCTACTTCATAAGGATTGCGAAAATTTTGCCCGAGACATTCTACATGTGAGCCATCAAGATCACAACGAAATACCATGCCTTGCCTGTATTTCTTTTGACTGATTACATCTCCATCCTGGTCAAGAACCGGCTTGTTATTTTTATCTCTTAATTGCTCGCCTGCATTGCCCATGTTGAAATACAATTTTCCATCCGCACCAAAAGTGAATGCATGCACACCATGATCATGTTGCTCTCCACTGATGCCTTGAAATAAAATTTCTTTGCGGTCTGCTTTATCGTCTCCGTCGTCATCGTAAAAGGCCCATACATAAGGGCTTTGCGAAACAATAACTCTATTACCCAAAACACAAATACCAAGAGGTGCATCAAGTTCCGGTCCCTGGTAAAAAACTTTTGCTGTGTCTGCAATGCCATCTCCATTTGTATCTTCCAAAATCATAATGCGGTCTCCCAAAGCATTCACCGGATTGCCATTAATGGCAGGCCTGTAATTGTATGCTTCATTTACCCACACTCTTCCACGCTCATCAACATCAATGTTTGTCGGGTTTTTCAACATTGGTTCTGTTGCCATTGTTTTTACCTGCACGTCTTTTGCAACAGTTAAACCCTTCAATGCATTTTCAGGAAGCCGTTGTTGTGCATCTGATAAGCTGTCTGACTTATCCTCTTTCTGTTTTGCAGTTTCATTATTATTACAGGAAGGAAAACACACAAGACATATTAACAGTTGCAATAAAAAAGAATAACGAAGTAAGCTTTGTTTAAAATTCATTTCAATGGCTTTTAAGTGTAGGTAATACAATTATTGCTAAACTAAGGAAAGAATGAAGAGTAATCAAAGAAAAAGTTATTGGCCGGGCTACACAGTTTTGGGCATCGGTGGTTGCGTCGCACTCTTGTACTCTGGATATTTTACTCTGCTATAAAATAAATTAAGGTGCATGTAACACGCACCTTACCAGAAATAAAAATAACCGCTTCCACAATTATTACTAAATAAATACTATAGCAGATTACGAAAATTAACTTTTTGCAAGATAGCTTTCCAATTTGTCAATGTTCTGTTTCAAACCCTGATCAGCTTTAAATACTTTTACTACTTGCTCAAATTCTTCGACAGTATTAAAAAGCATGTGCCATGTTAATAATGTTTTATTTCCTTGTTCGGCAAAGGTTATGGTTGCAAGAAATTTTGGCGCTGAAATATGTTCGTAAACTATTTTTTTATGTTTGACTATTTCTTTGAAGACACTTTTATTTTTATAATCAGTTCCATCTGGTCCATGCATCGTCAAATTCCATTCACCCCCTTCATTTACTTCCATTTTGTGAATAGTGTTTGTAAAACCATTTGGTCCCCACCAGTTTTTTATATGCTCTGGGTCTGTCCATACATCCCATACAAGTTTTACAGGTGCATTTAATACTCTTGATAGCAACAATTCACGATCGGATATATTACTATCGATTGCTTTTTTGTTTTCCATATTTCGTGTTTTTTGATTGTAGTTTACCGAGGTAGGTTTCGAGCGAATCTAATTTTGCCTCATAGATCTTACGGTATTGCTCCAGCCAGGTTGATACTTCGCCAAGTTTTTTGAGTTTTGCTTCACAATATCTTTCCCTGCCTTGTTTTCTTATTACTATTAAACCACATTCGGAGAGTATTTTGATATGCAACGAGATTGCCTGGCGGCTCATATCAAAA
Coding sequences within it:
- a CDS encoding FdhF/YdeP family oxidoreductase; amino-acid sequence: MPVENDQIDISLTPVKFSHLYQTPMQHKAVGVPAIVSSLKQMLQYMHVKDAWKAAFALNQKGGFDCPGCAWPDPDDERSSLGEYCENGIKAIADEAQKKKITADFFAKHSVSAIGSWTDFEIGKQGRLTEPMLLKEGATNYTPVTWDEAFTIIANEIQSMQSPDEAVFYTSGRTSNEAAFLYQLFVRMSGTNNLPDCSNMCHESSGAGLSETIGVGKGTVSLEDIHNAELLIIMGQNPGTNHPRMLSALEKCKKHGGKIIAVNPLPEPGLMNFINPQNPLKIATGGTQLADLFLQVRINGDVALLKAIMLVLLNEEEKNPGTVFDKKFIGEHTSGYDEFIASLKTQSLKECIEESGVEENFIREAVTLIQQHKKIIVTWAMGLTQHKNAVDNIKEIVNLLLLRGSIGKPAAGVCPVRGHSNVQGDRTMGIWEKMPEAFMQKLKDVFQFEPPAKHGYDVVQSIKAMHDGKVRLFFAMGGNFLSATPDTAFTAGALRKTNLTVHVSTKLNRSHLVHGKQALILPCLGRTDIDLQSDNAQFVSCENSMGVVQMSRGVLQPPSKDLLSEVAIICQLAKKVLGNKFNIDWDELQNNYDAIRDLIEKIIPGFENYNQRVRNPGGFYLPNAVRERNFKTKTGKANFTVLPLNKIELNNDEYIMMTIRSHDQFNTTIYGMHDRYRGIHNERRVVMMHEEDMKVASLVKHEVVDLVSYYDSKERVAEKFIVVPMPIAKKCIATYFPEANVLVSVNEVAHTSNTPASKSVVVKIRKRVD
- a CDS encoding PVC-type heme-binding CxxCH protein, translating into MNFKQSLLRYSFLLQLLICLVCFPSCNNNETAKQKEDKSDSLSDAQQRLPENALKGLTVAKDVQVKTMATEPMLKNPTNIDVDERGRVWVNEAYNYRPAINGNPVNALGDRIMILEDTNGDGIADTAKVFYQGPELDAPLGICVLGNRVIVSQSPYVWAFYDDDGDDKADRKEILFQGISGEQHDHGVHAFTFGADGKLYFNMGNAGEQLRDKNNKPVLDQDGDVISQKKYRQGMVFRCDLDGSHVECLGQNFRNPYEVAVDSYGTLWQSDNDDDGNRGTRINYVMQYGNYGYTDEITGAGWQGNRTNIEDSIPLRHWHLNDPGTVPNMLQTFAGSPTGILVYEGSLLPKEFHDQLIHCDAGTNVVRSYTVANAGAGYNASIINILKGEKDQWFRPADVCTAPDGSIIVADWYDPGVGGHQAGDQTRGRIYRVAQDISTYKISKEDYSTAAGAVAALQNPNLSVRYHAFTALQQMGAIAVPELEKLWHNTNADPRMRARAFWVLVKMPKTNAAQYIQEAIKDNNPDLRITAIRAAHELNANDVTVIRALVNVPDAQVRRECALALHHNKNAEAASLWTTLASQYDGKDRWYLEALGIGADKQWDKFFAAYLDKVNDPLQTAASKDIVWRARTDAAIPYLATLASDKQTDLSSRLKYFRAFDFETGSLKSKLLLKMIEDNTSNDIALNKLVLHALDIKTVTQSPVAQKALADVLQSVAGTDEYIELVSRYEVRSQNNNLLQLAINKPHEGVGRNAAGLLLHLGGASLVSGVFNGKDAAQKDSLLISLAGVGSKESIDILQNIALSNKYDIAVRKSAAHKIGNSWSGEDRVLEILKAKKVPAELIPDVVASVDGAWRGSVRSEAASYLPDNGKSKTSKPAPTMQEIAALTPNAAEGQKIFANTCSVCHMVNNIGNDFGPKLSEIGSKLPKEALLEAIVNPSAGIGFGYEGWEVKMKDGSTMSGIIASKTETDIDIKFPGGARKQIKTADVLALTQMKTSMMTDGLYQNMSTQDLANLLDYLESLKKK
- a CDS encoding ArsR/SmtB family transcription factor produces the protein METRRDVFQAIADPTRRKIIDLVAGEKQNLNAIAGNFDMSRQAISLHIKILSECGLIVIRKQGRERYCEAKLKKLGEVSTWLEQYRKIYEAKLDSLETYLGKLQSKNTKYGKQKSNR
- a CDS encoding SRPBCC family protein produces the protein MENKKAIDSNISDRELLLSRVLNAPVKLVWDVWTDPEHIKNWWGPNGFTNTIHKMEVNEGGEWNLTMHGPDGTDYKNKSVFKEIVKHKKIVYEHISAPKFLATITFAEQGNKTLLTWHMLFNTVEEFEQVVKVFKADQGLKQNIDKLESYLAKS
- a CDS encoding DNA topoisomerase IB, which translates into the protein MEAIEIVPALNKQKIKRIGKDPVKAAKAVDLIYVSDSQPGILRVRNEKNFDYVFNNRKIKIKKELDRIKSLVIPPAWEDVWICALANGHLQVTGKDALKRKQYRYHPAWNHLRNHTKFYKMIAFAKALPAIRLQLEKDLALPELSQRKVLAAVVSLMQRTNIRVGNSTYEKLYGSFGLTTLKDKHVAIEGSKLQFMFKGKKGVEHDVNITSKRLARIVKQCRDIPGKELFQYFDVNKERRSIDSGMVNNYIKEISGEDFTAKDFRTWAGTVNAFLAFKELGFFETEAESKKKVVEALDNVAKSLGNTRTVCKKYYVHPIIISMYEDKTLEKYLNELEKMEVNDNKADLTPEEKIVMKILEN